The following DNA comes from Rhinoraja longicauda isolate Sanriku21f chromosome 30, sRhiLon1.1, whole genome shotgun sequence.
gctggtgcggctcggccgcgggacttaacatcgcccggtgcggctcggccacgggacttagctgcgcaaggcttggtcgcggggccttccaccgcccggctcggccgcgagacgtttcagcacccggtgcgactcggccgcggggacttccatccccttgcggggactgtgcgtgtcggtcggggacgagctgtctgtccgtgggcgtggggaagagagtggaagttttgttgcctccatcacagtgagggggtgtttggagtcactgtgatggacgtttgtgttggggttatgtgtcttgtgttctttttttgtatgactgctatgtagtttcgttcggtacctcggtaccgaatgacaaataaagctctgttatactgttatactgttatatggttatatggttataaggtgaccaaaaatgaacagaaaacactaatatcttgtacaactgtaacacaagGTCCCAATGTCTATAcattgattgatgaaggccactCTTCCCTGACGTACGTATACATACTCTTTGAGGATTCTCCTTAattttatctgccagagctatctactgaaccctttttgctctcctgatttccttcttaagtatgctcctgaGTTCCCGAAATCCTCCAGGGACACACTTGATCCCAGCGGCCTCTGCCTGGCCAATGCCTCCCTTTTATTCATCGGATTTAATTAGTATAGAATAAAGAAATATAAATAAGATTTACATTTCTATATTAAGTAAATTACCAGCTGGATTTCCATTGCGTTGCATATGTGGCGTCAAGAGTATGCGTTGGCTTCAGAGGAACCACGAGTTAAATGGCAGGCCTGATTCAAAGGCATACATCTTTTTTAATGCACATTGCTTTGATTTGAAATTCCCAAAAAATGCTACTCCAAAGCTACTCACAGATATTTGAATTCCAGTTGTTTATTATTCATGCAACAATTTGAGATGAGGACCGAACAAAGTATCTGCTATTTTTAATGGTAGTTCCTAGAAGCATTTTCTGTGAACAACACACGATCCCATCTCCAGGTACTCGCTAGCTGTAATCCACATTTCCTGAAAGGAAGTCAAGCATGTCAGGATGGACGCTCCAATCCAAACAGAATATTTTCTCTCCGGAGGGGCTATGACTTTTACCGGCACTCCAGCAGGAGCCAACAACTGCAACTCCTTTAACATCCTTTCATCCAGACCTGAAAAGAGCGTGGAGCCCCCCGAGAGTAGCACGTTTGAATGGAGACACTTCCGCAAGTCGATATCACATTTTAAAATGCTCTTGAAGACCAGTCTGTGCACACCCGGACATTCGAAACCCATGCAAGCTGGAGAAAAAAGTATCTCCGGGGCTCTGAAAAGCTGGCTTTGGATCTGTATCACATTTCCATCAGGCAGCTTGTACTCCTTCTGGATATCTTCACGCCGTTTCCTCATTTCCAATTGTGGGTCAATAGCCACGTAGCATAGCTTCTCCTTCATGTCCTTCACGATCTCCCTCTCAGCAGAAGAAATAAAGGAATGTCCAACTTCCATCAAAATCCTGACGAAATATTGGGTAATATCTCTACCAGCTAAATCAAATCTATAGACAGCGTGAGGGAGGCAGTAACCTTCGTAAATGGGTACTGTGTGAGTCACGCCATCACCACTATCCACGACCAGGCCAGTTGTTCGCCCTGAAGCGTACAAAGCTAGAACCGCCTGGACAGCTACATACATTGCAGGCACTTTGAAACTTTCAAACATCATCTCGGTCATTGTTTCTCGGTTTTGCAAGGGATTCAGAGGGGCTTCAGTCAACAGCACTGGTCGCTCGTGTGATTTTAAACGGAGTTCGCAATCATATACATGTCGCCAGATCTTTTCCATATCGTCCCAGGAAGTCACTATGCCATGTTTTATTGGGTATTTTAAACTCAATACTCCTCTCTTAGCTTGAGCTTCTTCTCCTATATAGTACTCCTTGTGACCAGCACCAAGCATGGTCGCCTTGGCTTTGGGACGTCCTACGATGGATGTAATGACTGACCTTGGGGCGTTGTCCCCGGCTATCCCCGCTTTGCAGATACCCGAGCCGTTGTCTATGATCACAGCGGAGTTATCCATAATTTTGATTCCTTAAAGCTCGTGATGTGGTTGGGGAGTCAGTTCAGGCTTACAGGAAGGTTGGAGTGGGTATTAAGAGTTCTCCCGATGAGGTCACAAAGTCCGGCCGTGCTTTCCCCCTCTATGCCGCAATAAGAGGTCCTGTCAGCGAGTCTCCTACACTC
Coding sequences within:
- the LOC144608109 gene encoding actin-1-like isoform X1, with product MDNSAVIIDNGSGICKAGIAGDNAPRSVITSIVGRPKAKATMLGAGHKEYYIGEEAQAKRGVLSLKYPIKHGIVTSWDDMEKIWRHVYDCELRLKSHERPVLLTEAPLNPLQNRETMTEMMFESFKVPAMYVAVQAVLALYASGRTTGLVVDSGDGVTHTVPIYEGYCLPHAVYRFDLAGRDITQYFVRILMEVGHSFISSGFECPGVHRLVFKSILKCDIDLRKCLHSNVLLSGGSTLFSGLDERMLKELQLLAPAGVPVKVIAPPERKYSVWIGASILTCLTSFQEMWITASEYLEMGSCVVHRKCF
- the LOC144608109 gene encoding actin-1-like isoform X2 yields the protein MDNSAVIIDNGSGICKAGIAGDNAPRSVITSIVGRPKAKATMLGAGHKEYYIGEEAQAKRGVLSLKYPIKHGIVTSWDDMEKIWRHVYDCELRLKSHERPVLLTEAPLNPLQNRETMTEMMFESFKVPAMYVAVQAVLALYASGRTTGLVVDSGDGVTHTVPIYEGYCLPHAVYRFDLAGRDITQYFVRILMEVGHSFISSAEREIVKDMKEKLCYVAIDPQLEMRKRREDIQKEYKLPDGNVIQIQSQLFRAPEILFSPACMGFECPGVHRLVFKSILKCDIDLRKCLHSNVLLSGGSTLFSGLDERMLKELQLLAPAGVPVKVIAPPERKYSVWIGASILTCLTSFQEMWITASEYLEMGSCVVHRKCF